A window of Nocardiopsis sp. Huas11 genomic DNA:
CCGGAGGTACATCTCCGTGGTGTCGATCAGCCCGTGTGCGGTCAAGTCTCCCCTCCCAAGGCTCTGTGCCCGACGCATGTTCGGCGGGCACGGCAGGTCTCTCACAACACAGGCCGGGGCGGCGTGATTCCCTGGGGCCGATTGGGGACCGGGGCGTCCGCGGGTCCGCGGGAGCGACCACCGATGGCACCAGCATATCGTGACGCCACCGACACCTAATTCGCCGGTGTCTCACGATGCGGACACGACCGCGCGACCCGGCGCGCGGACCGACCTGCGCGGCGCCGGTCCGGCCGCGACCATCGCGGAGGAAGGGGCTCTGCCCTGCGACGATGCCCGGTCCGGAGGCGTCCGCCACCCTGGCGGACGAACGTACCCGCGCCGCGGTCAAGATCGCGTCACGGTCCTGACGCCTGTGGACGACCGCGAACTCGTCCGGAAGCCCGCCGAGAATACGGCCTCGGCGCGAGCGTCCGGCTGCCGGATCCGCGGGCGGGCGGACGGGGGCGCGAACCCGGCCCGTACGCGTGCGCCCGAACCGGCGCACCGACCCGTACGCGTGCGCCCGGGCCGGGGGCGGCGATCAGGCCTCCGGAGACCGGTCCTCCAGGTCCGCGGCCGCGGCGGGGACGGAGCCGCGCGTGGGCCGCGCCAGGCGGCGCCGGACGAACACGAGCGCCCCGCCCGCCACCATCAGCACCGCCAGTACCACGGCCAGCCAGGCGGGACCGAGCGAGAACAGCGACAGGTTGAGGGTCGACTGGATCCGCAGCGCGGTGCCCACGATCGGGTCGTTCTCCGCCTCCGCTCCGCCGGCGAGCACCCGCAGCTCGAACCAGCCGTAGTAGGCGACGTAGGCGCCCGCCACCACGAGCAGGGCACCGCCCACCCGCGTGACGTAGGGCAGTGCGCCGCGCAGGCGGACGATGACGCCGTCCCGGGCCAGCGCGGTCGCCACGGTGACGATCCCGATCACCAGGGCCGTCCCCGCGGCGTAGGTGAGGAACACTCCCACTGCCGCGACCGGCCCGCCCAGGCCGACCGCGCTCGCGGTCACCCCCAGGAACGGCGCGACCGTGCACGACAGCGACGCGATCGCGTAGGCGACCCCGTAGCCGAACACCCAGCGCAGCGAACGGCGGGGGCCGCCCAGACGCGGCGCGGGCAGCGTGATCCCGAGCCGGCGTCCCGCCAGCAGCCACCCGCCCAACAGCACCAGGACCAGGCCGATGACGATGGTGACCACCGGCAGGTGGCGCTCCACCCGCAGCGCCAGCGGCACCGCGACCAGCGCGAACGCGCCGAACACGGTGACGAAGCCGCCCGTCAGCGCGGCCGTGGTGGCCAGCGCCCGGCCGACCACCCGCCAGGGCGGATCGGAGCGCTCCCCGGCGCCTTCCCCGCGGGCCACGAGCAGGGCCAGGTAGGCCGGGAGCAGGGCGAACCCGCACGGGTTGAGCACCGCGAGCACTCCGGCCGACAGTGCGATCGCGTAGGGGATCTCGGTCACGACGCGGCCCGCCTCATCCGTCGAGTTCGGCGACGCGGGCGTCCAGGTCCGCCTCGCTCAGCGTGCCGGGGTGGGTCTCGAAGGTGCCGTCCGGCGAGAGGAAGGAGAAGGCCGGCTGCCCGGCGACGCCGAACCCGGCCCAGAGGGTGCCGTCCTCGTCGATGATGTGCGTGATCCCGTCGGTGCCCGTGGCCTCGACGAACTCCGCCATGTCGGCCTCCTCGCCCAGCCCGGCCACGCCGACGAACTCGACCTCGCCCTCGTGGCGCTCGGCGGCCTCGGCGATCGCGCCCGCCTCGCCCCGGCACACCGTGCACCAGGGCGCCCAGAACCACAGGACCACCGGGGCGCCCGCGTAGTCGGTCCCCGCGACCTCCTCCCCTCCGACCGTGGGGGCGGTGAAGTCCAGGTGGGCCGCGTCGACCGCCTCGTCGGCCGGCGGTGCCTCGGACGTGCCGGACTCGGACGTGCCGGACTCGGCCGGGGCGGCGTCCGCCGGCGCGGTCGGCCCGCCGTCCTCCTCCGGGGCGCCGCACGCGGACAGGAACAGGGCCGCCGCGGCGGCGACGGCGGCGGTGCGCGTGTGCACGGGTCGCATGGTCTCCTCGATCGGTTCACGGCCGCGGGGGGCGCGGACCGCTTCTCCATGGTGGTTCGCGGCCGGTCGCGCGAGGGAGACGTGTCAGCCGGGAGGAATCTCGATGGGTGTCGGCTCGTCCGTGTCGGTCCGCCGCCGACTCGTCGGCCCGTCGGACCGACGGGACACCGGAACGCTCTCAGGGCTCCAGGCGGTCGACGGCCCATCCGTCCACGGGGTCGTGCAGGTAGCGGAACCGGTCGTGCATCCGGTCGGCGCCGCCCTGCCAGAACTCGATCTCCTCCGGCAGCAGCCGGTACCCGCCCCAGTAGGAGGGCCGCGGGATCTCCTCGTCGACCGCCCACACGTGGTCGAACTCCCGGTAGAGCCGGTCGAGCTCCTCGCGGTCGGCGACCGGCTGCGACTGGCGTTCGCTGGCCCAGGCACCGAGCTGCGAGCCGCGCGGCCGGGTCGCGAAGTAGCGGTCGTTCTCCTCGTCACTGAGCCGCTCCACCCGGCCGGCGATCAGGACCTGGCGCCGGACGGCGTGCCAGGGGAAGACCACGCAGGCCCGCGGGTCGGCGGCCAGGGCCCGCCCCTTGCGCGAGGTGTAGTTGGTGAAGAAGCGCAGGCCGGTGCTGTCGTAGCCCTTCATCAGGACGGTTCGGGCCCGGGGCATGCCGCCCGGTTCCACGGACGACAGCACCATGGCGTTGGGTTCGGCCAGCCCGGCCTCGACGGCGTCCTTGAACCACAGGTGGAACTGGGTCATCGGATGGTCGGCCAGGTCCGAACGGCGCAAGGGGTCACCCATGTACGGTTTGCGCAGTTCGGCGGGGTCTTGGTGGTCCACAGTGGGCATCTTCTCGCGCCGGGACTCCCTCGCGCCACCCGCCACCGGGCCCGGCGCCGGAACGGCCGTCCGCCGCGCTCACCGGCACCCCCGCTCGATCACGGTCCTGGCCGCGACCCGCCCGCAGGCCGCGACGACGTGCTGGCGCCGCCCGTCCGTGTCCTGCGGCCCCACGGCCACCAGCTGGATCATCCGCTCCTCGTACCAGTTGCCCTGGTCGCCCTGCCCGAAACCGATGTAGCCGGACACGCCGGTGAGGCCCACCGTGTCCTGGACGTTGGTGAACAGCTCGCCCCGCTCCCGGTCGAAGCCCGTCGCGGTGGAGAGGTAGGGCGAGGCCTGCGCGCTCGGACTCGCGGTCGGGCTGGGGCTCGGCGCCGGCGCGGGCGCGTCCTCCGCCGCCAGGGGCGTCGCCCGGTCGATGCCGCGCAGGGCCCGCGCGATGACCCGCAGGCCGTCGTTGGCCATGACCGCGTGCGCCGTGGAGGGCAGCCCCGCGTCCGCGGCGACGAGGGCGTCGTCGGTCCCCCGGCCGCCGTCCGCCGCGTCCGCCTCCCCGTCGGCGTCGGCGTCGGCCTCCCCGTCCGACTCGTCTGCGCCCTCGGCGTCGTCCCCGTAGAGTTCCTCGACGAGCGCCTCGGCCGCCTCGTAGAACGCGCGCTCGCTCATGCCCGTGTACTGGCTCCACGCGCCGCTGGCCGCCAGGGGCGTGTAGAAGACGGGGTAGTCGGAGGCGCGGCCGATGACGTCGGCGTTGTCGGTGACGAACTTGGCGATGTCGTCACCGCCCAGCACGGCCATGTCGGCCTCGGGGCACACGCCCTCCTCCTGGAGCTGGATGTGAACGTCCATGAAGTCGACCGACCGGCCCGCGAAGTAGAGCAGGTCGGGAGGGTCGTCGGCGCACACGCGTTCCAGGTGCTCGGCGATGCTCGTGCCGCCGCTGCGGTACGGGAGCACGCCGTCCACGGACTGCGGGCTCTGGCCCACGGAGACGGGTTCGGGGTCGGTGCCGTCGCTCCACGGCCTCCCCCCGAGCGCCTCGAACTCCGCCATGAACTCCACCGCCAGGTGCGGCCCGTAACTCTCCCCGACGTCGTTGTCCGCGATGGCGACCGCCGTGCGCGCCGGGAGCAGGTGCGGTTCGGTCCCCTCCCCCACGAGGTCGGCGCCGTTCCACCGCACCCCGTCGTAGGCCCACGTCGCCGCCTGGCGCGCGATGCGCGTGTTGGAGGGGGCCAGGGGGAAGAAGTACTGGCTGTACTCGCTGCCCACGGAGGCGACCTGGTCGTAGGTGGCGGTGGTGCCGACCATGGTGATGCGGGCCGCCCCGAGTTCGAGGATGGCGTCGGTGTTGGGCTGGACGCTGTGGCCGAAGCCGACGGCCGCGATCGGCCGGTCCATGCCCAGGCGCTCGTCCTGCGAGCGCTCCACGATCATCGCCGCGACCTCCTCGGCGTGGGCCCAGCCCACCCCCGTGTTGGCCAGCAGGAGCTTGATCGCCGGGACCTCGGACGTGCCCGCCGACTGGTTGTGCTCCCGCTGCTGGTGCGCCAGGCCGAGGAGTTCGCCCTGGACCCCGGCCAGCGCGAGGTCGTCGTCGCCCAATGCGGTGAGCTCCCCGACGTAGGCGACCGTGACGTAGGGGGCGTCGTCGCCGACGGCCTCGTTCTGCTCGTGGACGCGGGCGCCGACCTCGGCCAACCGGTCGTGGAACTCGAACTCGCCGTCGGTGACCCCGACGCAGTCGTCGCCGTGGCGGACGATGCCCCGTGGCGGCAGGACCCCCTCGGCGACGCAGGGGTTGCGTTCCTGCACGGCGGTGGGCACCACCGTCCAGGCCAGGAGCACGATCGGGGCGAGGGCCACCACGGTTCCACCCGTCCAGGCTCCGACCAGGGCCGGGACGGTGAGGACCCAGCGGTCCGACCGGGGACCCGCGTGCCGCTCCCACTGGCCGGGGACGCCGGACACGGGGACCGTGAGCGTCCGTTCCCGGCCCAGGAGCCCGGCGGTGTAGCGCGCGTAGGACCACTGGGCGACGTGTTCGGGGCGGATCGGCGCGTCGTCGGCTCCGGGCAGGGAGGTGTGGCGGCAGGGGTCGGCGACGCCGTCCACCAGGGAGGGCTCGCGCGCGCCGCGCACCTGCACGATCAGCAGGGGGTCGGGGAGTCCTCGGCGCAGCCGCTCGTCCTCGATCAGACGCACCAGGTAGCGGCCCACCCGGTCCAGGCGGTGCTGGTCCACGATGAGTACGGGCCGCTGGTCGCGCTTGCGGCGCGCGGCGAAGCGGCGCCGGACCGTGCCGCCGTAGACGTCGGCGAGGTCGTCGAGGAAGGCGTTGACGGCGAGTTGGTGGACGCGGGGCGGCCGGGGCCTGTCCCCGCCGGGACCGGGGCGGTCAGCACGGGTGCGGTCCGCACGGGAGCGGTCGGCGGCGGGCGCCGGCCGCGGACGGTCCGTGCCGGTGAGTCTCGACCACCAGGAGGGGGCCGCCGGCGCGGGCCGGCGCGCGGCGGCCGGCCGCCGGGGTGCGCTCGCGTCCCGGGGCCCGGCGGGCTCGGAGTCCGGTACGCAGTATCCGACGGCGTCGCCCTGGAGGTGGAGCAGGTTGAGGACCTGGATGCCCCGGGAGCGGTGGTTGGTCGGCCCGTCGGCGTCCCCCTTGTCGGTCACGTACCCGTGGCGGTTCAGCCAGCGGTAGGACCGCCAGGGCAGGACGAGGAACGGGGCGAGTGAGCAGTAGACGACGAAGAGGACCGCCGCCGCCACGGCCCCGGCGATGTTGTTCACGCCCTGGGCGACCGTGTTGAGGGCGTTGACGACGCTGACGGTACCGAGGACGAGCGGCGCGACGAAGGCGACGAGGTT
This region includes:
- a CDS encoding cytochrome c biogenesis protein CcdA, which gives rise to MTEIPYAIALSAGVLAVLNPCGFALLPAYLALLVARGEGAGERSDPPWRVVGRALATTAALTGGFVTVFGAFALVAVPLALRVERHLPVVTIVIGLVLVLLGGWLLAGRRLGITLPAPRLGGPRRSLRWVFGYGVAYAIASLSCTVAPFLGVTASAVGLGGPVAAVGVFLTYAAGTALVIGIVTVATALARDGVIVRLRGALPYVTRVGGALLVVAGAYVAYYGWFELRVLAGGAEAENDPIVGTALRIQSTLNLSLFSLGPAWLAVVLAVLMVAGGALVFVRRRLARPTRGSVPAAAADLEDRSPEA
- the pdxH gene encoding pyridoxamine 5'-phosphate oxidase, translated to MDHQDPAELRKPYMGDPLRRSDLADHPMTQFHLWFKDAVEAGLAEPNAMVLSSVEPGGMPRARTVLMKGYDSTGLRFFTNYTSRKGRALAADPRACVVFPWHAVRRQVLIAGRVERLSDEENDRYFATRPRGSQLGAWASERQSQPVADREELDRLYREFDHVWAVDEEIPRPSYWGGYRLLPEEIEFWQGGADRMHDRFRYLHDPVDGWAVDRLEP
- a CDS encoding ABC transporter substrate-binding protein — its product is MAEDKTDVRDDDVSAFLHLEVFDALRERPGRGLPRAVARLERRAARRIPVVRHSRVQRGDIAEPPPVLDLEVPVGLDRGAVVRDLAERCGPHPVWRLPLDDADTARGRVRDPEPRATTDELYDLMGRLVERADRDHPAAGRLRRPPPKARFRRLRSLLLLRECDFDKVRGDVLQQQEAEKKVTGETEARAKEARQPLKDGQRAQIHVIAELRRVRLEHLKRQASAARARDPEERRSRLGLLDHYSRALHTAAAWIARLSAGVSFGRFDERLITPLGFAVNLVAFVAPLVLGTVSVVNALNTVAQGVNNIAGAVAAAVLFVVYCSLAPFLVLPWRSYRWLNRHGYVTDKGDADGPTNHRSRGIQVLNLLHLQGDAVGYCVPDSEPAGPRDASAPRRPAAARRPAPAAPSWWSRLTGTDRPRPAPAADRSRADRTRADRPGPGGDRPRPPRVHQLAVNAFLDDLADVYGGTVRRRFAARRKRDQRPVLIVDQHRLDRVGRYLVRLIEDERLRRGLPDPLLIVQVRGAREPSLVDGVADPCRHTSLPGADDAPIRPEHVAQWSYARYTAGLLGRERTLTVPVSGVPGQWERHAGPRSDRWVLTVPALVGAWTGGTVVALAPIVLLAWTVVPTAVQERNPCVAEGVLPPRGIVRHGDDCVGVTDGEFEFHDRLAEVGARVHEQNEAVGDDAPYVTVAYVGELTALGDDDLALAGVQGELLGLAHQQREHNQSAGTSEVPAIKLLLANTGVGWAHAEEVAAMIVERSQDERLGMDRPIAAVGFGHSVQPNTDAILELGAARITMVGTTATYDQVASVGSEYSQYFFPLAPSNTRIARQAATWAYDGVRWNGADLVGEGTEPHLLPARTAVAIADNDVGESYGPHLAVEFMAEFEALGGRPWSDGTDPEPVSVGQSPQSVDGVLPYRSGGTSIAEHLERVCADDPPDLLYFAGRSVDFMDVHIQLQEEGVCPEADMAVLGGDDIAKFVTDNADVIGRASDYPVFYTPLAASGAWSQYTGMSERAFYEAAEALVEELYGDDAEGADESDGEADADADGEADAADGGRGTDDALVAADAGLPSTAHAVMANDGLRVIARALRGIDRATPLAAEDAPAPAPSPSPTASPSAQASPYLSTATGFDRERGELFTNVQDTVGLTGVSGYIGFGQGDQGNWYEERMIQLVAVGPQDTDGRRQHVVAACGRVAARTVIERGCR
- a CDS encoding redoxin domain-containing protein encodes the protein MRPVHTRTAAVAAAAALFLSACGAPEEDGGPTAPADAAPAESGTSESGTSEAPPADEAVDAAHLDFTAPTVGGEEVAGTDYAGAPVVLWFWAPWCTVCRGEAGAIAEAAERHEGEVEFVGVAGLGEEADMAEFVEATGTDGITHIIDEDGTLWAGFGVAGQPAFSFLSPDGTFETHPGTLSEADLDARVAELDG